A portion of the Lysinibacillus timonensis genome contains these proteins:
- the istA gene encoding IS21 family transposase — MSEVNCIKTLRNEKGLSISAVATAMKVNWRTAKKYGDGEQLPQEKLYIKKGMMYEEKWGEIVSDLLEEDLKVKKKLRRTNKKMYEDLQSMGFEGSYRTVCNYIQEWRSAEDDELSKGHERLNHPEGEAQLDFGTMEAVQDGEIMDVHALVMSFPASNTGFAVPMPGENLECFLSGLQQLFKQAGGVPISLRIDNLTPAVKKVRKGDSEAELTEAFRHFQNYYGFQVQVCNPESGNEKGHVERKAGYVRYNFFSTPPVIKDLEDLGEKLEQQLKKDRQRLHYKKVELIEDLWIREQKQLLKLPEKPYPVFKQFAIKFNKYNEFKLDQHFIHVPRARNYVQLYCITYWDKFKVITNDGEILLTDARPYMKKRRFIPWKDILKDWLKKPRVIGYSRYTPYLPTRIKEYLTVPSLALRKQRINQLITLLVNHDMKEIDQNFYDYIAKNIEEQEHPYGVNWTDYDAVSPKGTGVTTHE; from the coding sequence ATGTCTGAAGTTAATTGTATCAAAACATTACGAAACGAAAAAGGATTATCTATCTCTGCAGTGGCAACTGCTATGAAAGTAAATTGGCGTACCGCCAAAAAGTATGGTGATGGGGAGCAACTACCTCAAGAAAAACTGTATATCAAAAAAGGTATGATGTATGAAGAAAAATGGGGAGAAATCGTTAGTGATTTGCTTGAAGAAGATTTAAAAGTGAAAAAAAAGTTACGTCGGACAAATAAGAAAATGTACGAAGATTTACAATCGATGGGCTTTGAGGGATCCTATCGCACAGTGTGTAATTACATTCAAGAATGGCGCTCAGCAGAAGATGATGAATTGAGTAAAGGTCATGAAAGATTAAATCATCCCGAAGGTGAAGCACAGTTGGATTTTGGAACTATGGAGGCTGTTCAAGATGGAGAAATCATGGATGTCCATGCATTAGTTATGTCCTTCCCAGCAAGTAATACTGGATTCGCAGTACCAATGCCTGGAGAAAATCTAGAATGTTTTTTAAGTGGATTACAACAACTGTTTAAGCAAGCTGGCGGTGTACCAATCAGTCTTAGAATTGATAATTTAACACCTGCGGTGAAAAAAGTAAGAAAAGGAGATTCGGAAGCAGAGTTAACGGAAGCTTTTCGTCATTTCCAAAATTACTATGGCTTCCAGGTTCAAGTTTGTAATCCTGAAAGTGGTAATGAAAAAGGTCATGTCGAACGAAAGGCTGGGTATGTTCGCTATAACTTCTTTAGCACCCCACCAGTTATTAAAGACTTAGAAGATTTAGGTGAGAAACTAGAACAACAGTTAAAGAAGGACCGTCAAAGGCTACATTATAAAAAAGTAGAACTGATTGAGGATTTATGGATACGGGAGCAGAAGCAATTATTAAAATTACCTGAAAAACCTTATCCTGTTTTTAAGCAGTTTGCGATTAAATTTAACAAGTATAATGAATTCAAATTGGATCAACACTTCATTCATGTCCCAAGAGCGCGTAACTATGTGCAGCTATATTGCATCACCTATTGGGATAAATTTAAAGTTATTACAAATGACGGTGAAATTTTATTAACGGATGCAAGACCTTATATGAAAAAACGGCGTTTTATACCATGGAAAGATATTTTAAAAGATTGGTTGAAAAAGCCACGTGTAATCGGATATTCACGTTATACACCATATTTACCAACACGTATAAAAGAATATTTAACAGTCCCCTCCCTTGCGTTAAGAAAACAGCGTATTAATCAATTGATTACGCTTCTGGTAAACCATGATATGAAAGAAATTGACCAGAATTTTTATGATTACATTGCGAAAAATATTGAAGAACAGGAACATCCTTACGGTGTCAATTGGACAGACTATGATGCAGTATCTCCTAAGGGAACGGGGGTAACAACGCATGAATGA
- a CDS encoding dynamin family protein encodes MSFEKVMSSMLDSMQRDKSFNNLTPTLERLLIHWQDPLRLIIMGEFNAGKSTLINTLLRDEVIASGIVPTTAIGTYIRYSEEKYIEVVYQNGLVERKSIEEMEKLTSERNIEGKQQREIMHHINLYFPNPILKNIVLIDTPGLDALHVQHHLQAFDAYGEADDSMWIFKFGSVGKNSEVSVLKKLEDQGLRPIGVVNMIDQSEVDDIQPYINYEFEKLNERVRKLIGVSAIEAKEAYETNDQELLEISGFPQFITIIDEIKNDKDLRKKKRFDQSFLNFWVQLNDTFYELLNSDRYMNSMQKIKSNLLDLKKENEIIFKRFSEEKSKMIRNNQQILYNISNTVHLNDWAISNDFKDLIIAIPELKEWKEFKELHSDLLKDYDYLKRDVSEFKNKITEELGDRIGYLKVLSTKKNILGKFRTQQINLLNKEREINKQIKIINGIYGHLVKEKNFVQEKLTNYYKALFEKNESTVMMIIDSERNKLIKVNLLSKRLLMNQIRQWEFLSNLREQMISVSQFVQQASTKGVLLKELPHMKVEAWVENEINSLNEALKKLPSNTSLNYHFKVNLKLPIKLNSVNEVPSYFLRNIRPLVGAFAVALVTLAFILYQSSN; translated from the coding sequence ATGAGTTTTGAGAAGGTAATGAGCTCCATGTTGGATTCTATGCAAAGAGATAAGAGTTTTAATAATTTAACTCCTACTTTAGAACGATTATTGATACACTGGCAAGATCCGCTACGATTAATTATTATGGGAGAGTTTAATGCTGGTAAATCGACATTAATAAATACATTATTACGTGATGAAGTTATAGCTAGTGGAATCGTACCTACTACTGCCATTGGCACATATATACGTTATTCAGAAGAAAAATACATAGAAGTTGTATATCAAAATGGTCTAGTTGAACGTAAATCGATTGAAGAGATGGAGAAACTTACTTCTGAAAGAAATATAGAAGGTAAACAACAAAGGGAAATAATGCATCATATTAATCTATATTTTCCTAATCCTATATTAAAAAATATTGTTTTAATTGATACTCCTGGCTTAGATGCTCTACATGTTCAACATCATCTCCAAGCATTTGATGCCTATGGAGAAGCGGATGATAGTATGTGGATTTTTAAGTTTGGATCTGTAGGGAAAAATAGTGAGGTCTCCGTATTAAAAAAACTGGAAGATCAAGGACTACGTCCAATTGGCGTAGTGAACATGATTGACCAATCTGAAGTTGATGATATTCAACCGTACATAAATTATGAATTTGAAAAATTAAATGAACGTGTTCGAAAATTAATTGGTGTTTCAGCAATAGAAGCAAAGGAAGCATATGAAACGAATGACCAAGAGTTACTAGAAATAAGTGGTTTTCCACAATTTATAACCATAATTGATGAGATAAAAAATGACAAAGATTTACGGAAGAAAAAAAGATTTGACCAAAGTTTCTTAAATTTTTGGGTTCAGTTAAATGACACGTTTTACGAATTATTGAACTCTGATAGATATATGAACAGTATGCAAAAAATTAAGAGTAATCTTTTAGACCTTAAAAAAGAGAATGAAATTATATTCAAGCGTTTTTCAGAAGAAAAAAGTAAAATGATTAGAAATAATCAACAAATCTTGTATAACATATCTAACACTGTACACTTAAATGATTGGGCAATAAGTAATGATTTTAAAGATTTAATTATAGCAATTCCAGAATTAAAAGAGTGGAAAGAGTTTAAAGAATTACATAGTGACTTGTTAAAAGATTATGATTATTTAAAGCGTGATGTAAGCGAATTTAAAAATAAAATAACAGAAGAATTGGGAGATAGGATTGGATACCTAAAAGTATTGTCAACAAAAAAGAACATTTTAGGAAAATTTAGAACCCAACAAATCAACCTATTGAATAAAGAGAGAGAAATAAATAAACAAATTAAAATAATAAACGGAATATATGGACATTTAGTAAAAGAAAAAAACTTCGTGCAAGAGAAACTAACAAACTATTATAAAGCATTGTTTGAAAAAAACGAATCTACCGTTATGATGATAATAGATAGTGAAAGGAACAAGCTAATCAAAGTAAATTTATTATCAAAGAGATTATTAATGAATCAAATTCGGCAATGGGAATTTTTATCCAATTTAAGAGAACAAATGATTAGCGTTAGTCAATTTGTACAACAGGCATCAACTAAAGGAGTACTTCTAAAAGAATTACCACACATGAAAGTAGAAGCATGGGTAGAAAACGAAATCAATTCTTTAAATGAAGCATTAAAAAAATTACCTAGTAACACTTCTTTAAATTATCATTTTAAAGTCAACTTAAAGCTTCCTATTAAGTTAAATAGTGTAAATGAAGTCCCAAGTTATTTTTTACGTAATATTCGGCCACTTGTTGGTGCTTTCGCTGTAGCATTAGTAACTTTAGCGTTCATATTATATCAAAGTTCCAATTAG
- a CDS encoding dynamin family protein, translating to MSFDRVMNSMLDSMRIDRSLHKLVPSLERLLVHWRDPLRLIIMGEFNAGKSTLINTLLRDDIIASGIVPTTAIATYIRFAKEKYIEVVYEDGKVERKTIQEMEKLSSERNAEGNNLHRVHKQF from the coding sequence ATGAGTTTTGATAGGGTAATGAATTCGATGCTAGATTCTATGCGAATAGATAGAAGCTTACATAAATTAGTACCTTCTCTTGAACGATTATTGGTACATTGGCGTGATCCGTTACGTTTAATCATAATGGGGGAGTTTAATGCTGGTAAGTCGACATTAATTAATACTTTGCTACGTGATGATATTATTGCGAGTGGAATTGTCCCTACTACAGCGATTGCAACTTATATTCGTTTTGCAAAAGAAAAATACATAGAAGTTGTTTATGAAGATGGCAAAGTTGAACGAAAAACGATACAGGAGATGGAGAAACTTTCTTCTGAAAGAAATGCGGAAGGTAATAACCTGCACCGGGTGCACAAACAATTCTGA
- a CDS encoding MIP/aquaporin family protein, producing the protein MTAFWAELIGTAILILFGTGVCAGVNLNKTLSNGSGWIVIAFGWGFAVAVGAYSVGQFSGAHLNPALSIALAFTGDLPWNEVPIYISGQVIGAVIGALLTYLHYLPHWRLTDDNGAKLGTFATGPAIPYTFANIISEMIGTFALVLGILAIGANTFAEGLNPLIVGFLIVAIGLSLGGTTGYAINPARDFGPRLIHALLPIPGKGSSNWGYAWIPIVGPILGGSLGGLFYKAAFLGELTASLWYVIGAIVIVLAVAYFVGKKPNEPINQGV; encoded by the coding sequence ATGACAGCTTTCTGGGCAGAATTAATTGGTACGGCAATTTTGATATTATTTGGTACAGGAGTTTGTGCAGGTGTAAATTTAAACAAGACACTTTCAAACGGGAGTGGCTGGATTGTTATCGCTTTCGGGTGGGGGTTTGCAGTAGCGGTTGGTGCTTATTCGGTTGGTCAATTTAGTGGAGCGCATCTAAATCCTGCTTTGTCTATTGCTCTAGCATTTACGGGTGATTTACCTTGGAATGAGGTCCCTATTTACATTTCTGGCCAAGTCATCGGTGCTGTGATTGGTGCTCTATTAACCTATCTACATTATTTACCTCATTGGAGATTAACAGACGATAATGGAGCAAAATTGGGAACGTTTGCAACAGGCCCTGCCATTCCTTATACATTTGCTAACATCATCAGTGAGATGATTGGAACATTTGCTCTTGTGTTAGGAATTCTCGCTATTGGAGCAAATACATTTGCAGAAGGGTTAAATCCACTTATAGTCGGTTTCCTAATTGTTGCAATTGGTTTAAGTTTAGGGGGCACAACGGGATATGCGATTAACCCAGCTCGTGACTTCGGTCCAAGATTAATCCATGCCCTTCTACCGATACCAGGAAAGGGAAGTTCTAATTGGGGCTATGCTTGGATTCCAATCGTAGGACCAATACTTGGAGGTAGTCTTGGCGGCTTGTTTTATAAAGCGGCATTCCTAGGAGAGCTAACAGCTAGTCTATGGTATGTAATTGGGGCAATTGTCATTGTTCTTGCAGTAGCTTACTTTGTTGGTAAGAAACCAAATGAACCAATCAATCAAGGTGTTTAA
- the glpK gene encoding glycerol kinase GlpK encodes MEKYILSLDQGTTSSRAILFNKKGEIVHVAQREFSQLFPNPGWVEHNANEILGSVLACMATCLAEANVKPEQIAGIGITNQRETTVVWDKETGVPVYNAIVWQSRQTAEICEELKSKGYNQLFKDKTGLLIDAYFSGTKVKWILDHVEGVRERAERGELLFGTIDTWLIWKLTDGKAHVTDYSNASRTLMYNIHDLKWDEELLEILTVPASMLPEVRPSSEIYGETVDHHFFGCNVPIAGVAGDQQAALFGQACYETGMAKNTYGTGCFMLMNTGEQAVKSEHGLLTTIAWGLNGKVEYALEGSIFVAGSAIQWLRDGLRMLNQSSDSEEYASRVNSTDGVYVVPAFVGLGTPYWDSDVRGAVFGLTRGTSKEHFIRATLESLAYQTKDVLASMEADSGISLKSLRVDGGAVANNFLMQFQSDLLNVPVERPEVSETTALGAAYLAGLAVGYWESQEEIATQWNMDKAFTPAMSEENRGKLYAGWKKAINATMAFK; translated from the coding sequence ATGGAAAAATATATTTTATCGTTAGATCAAGGTACAACTAGCTCCCGAGCGATTCTTTTTAACAAAAAAGGAGAAATCGTCCATGTAGCACAACGTGAGTTTTCACAATTATTTCCAAATCCAGGTTGGGTTGAGCATAATGCAAATGAGATTTTGGGCTCCGTTCTAGCCTGTATGGCTACATGTTTGGCAGAAGCCAATGTAAAGCCCGAGCAGATAGCGGGAATTGGGATAACCAACCAACGTGAAACGACTGTTGTCTGGGATAAAGAAACGGGAGTTCCCGTGTATAATGCAATTGTTTGGCAATCCCGCCAAACAGCTGAAATATGTGAGGAATTAAAATCAAAAGGCTATAATCAATTATTTAAAGATAAAACAGGATTATTAATTGATGCTTATTTTTCAGGAACAAAAGTGAAATGGATTCTTGATCATGTAGAAGGTGTAAGGGAAAGGGCAGAACGTGGAGAGTTATTATTTGGTACAATTGATACTTGGTTGATATGGAAACTTACTGATGGAAAAGCCCATGTAACTGACTATTCCAACGCATCTAGAACATTAATGTACAATATTCATGATCTCAAATGGGATGAAGAACTACTAGAGATTCTTACTGTTCCTGCTTCGATGCTTCCTGAAGTTCGTCCGTCATCGGAAATTTATGGGGAAACGGTAGACCATCATTTCTTTGGTTGTAATGTTCCGATTGCTGGGGTAGCAGGTGACCAACAAGCGGCATTATTCGGCCAGGCATGCTATGAAACGGGAATGGCGAAAAATACTTATGGAACCGGTTGCTTTATGTTAATGAATACCGGTGAACAAGCAGTAAAATCTGAGCATGGGTTATTAACAACGATTGCGTGGGGCCTTAATGGAAAAGTGGAATACGCATTAGAAGGAAGTATCTTTGTTGCTGGGTCAGCTATTCAATGGCTTCGTGACGGACTTCGTATGCTTAACCAGTCTTCTGACAGCGAGGAATATGCTAGTCGTGTAAATTCTACGGATGGTGTATATGTGGTACCGGCTTTTGTTGGATTAGGAACACCTTATTGGGATAGTGATGTACGCGGTGCAGTTTTTGGTTTAACTCGTGGAACATCGAAAGAACATTTTATACGTGCAACATTAGAATCTCTAGCTTATCAAACGAAGGATGTATTAGCTTCAATGGAGGCGGATTCAGGTATTTCACTAAAATCGTTGCGTGTAGATGGTGGAGCGGTGGCTAATAACTTCCTCATGCAATTTCAAAGCGATTTGTTAAATGTCCCAGTTGAACGTCCGGAAGTTTCAGAGACAACCGCATTAGGAGCAGCTTATTTAGCAGGGTTAGCAGTCGGCTATTGGGAAAGTCAAGAAGAAATTGCGACTCAATGGAATATGGACAAAGCTTTTACACCTGCTATGAGTGAAGAGAATAGAGGTAAACTTTATGCAGGTTGGAAAAAAGCGATCAATGCTACTATGGCATTTAAGTAA
- a CDS encoding glycerol-3-phosphate dehydrogenase/oxidase — protein sequence MLKFSSVNKKKLLQEMASETFDVLIIGGGITGCGIALDAVTRGLTTALVEMQDFAAGTSSRSTKLVHGGLRYLKQLEVGMVAEIGKERAIVYENGPHVTTPEWMLLPLYKGGTFSKFTLSIGLRFYDFLAAVKKEEQRKMLSPDEVIQKVPLIKKDGLKGGGYYVEYRTDDARLTIEVIKEAVSQGAKAVNYTKVIELLYEEGKVIGAKVENQLNGDLYNIYAKKVINATGPWVDVLRDKDDSLTGKKLRLTKGVHLVIDEKRLPLKQALYFDAPDGRMIFAIPREGKTYVGTTDTFYDIDPIQPKMTAKDRDYIIKSINDLFPQVEIKTEDIESSWAGVRPLIYEEGKDPSEISRKDEIWVSKSGLVTIAGGKLTGYRKMAKMVVDLIAKQFQSEEGRHIKACQTKTLPISGGDVGGSSKFASFKEEKITMAESRGLSKESYKKLAQRYGSNINRIFEIAKTYDSSNQYGLPLEIYVQIVYALEGEMTAKPVDFFIRRTGALFFNIQWVHEWKRAIIDLMADTLQWTMEEKNQYEEELEAELEDAVHPNGTI from the coding sequence ATGTTGAAATTTTCAAGTGTAAATAAAAAGAAATTGCTACAGGAAATGGCTTCAGAAACGTTTGATGTCCTAATTATAGGCGGTGGAATAACAGGTTGTGGAATTGCGTTAGATGCAGTAACAAGGGGATTGACAACCGCATTAGTAGAAATGCAGGATTTTGCAGCAGGGACATCGAGCCGGTCCACAAAGCTTGTTCATGGGGGACTGCGATATTTAAAACAATTGGAAGTAGGAATGGTAGCGGAAATAGGAAAAGAGCGTGCGATCGTTTATGAAAATGGTCCACATGTAACCACACCTGAGTGGATGCTTCTACCCCTCTATAAGGGTGGGACTTTTAGTAAATTTACTCTATCTATCGGTCTAAGATTTTATGACTTTTTAGCAGCGGTAAAAAAAGAGGAACAAAGAAAAATGCTTTCTCCAGATGAAGTCATTCAGAAGGTACCGCTAATTAAAAAAGACGGATTAAAAGGTGGAGGATATTATGTGGAATATCGGACCGATGACGCTCGTTTAACAATCGAAGTAATAAAAGAAGCCGTTTCACAAGGTGCTAAAGCAGTAAACTATACAAAGGTCATCGAGCTTCTTTATGAAGAAGGAAAAGTAATCGGTGCTAAAGTAGAAAATCAATTAAATGGTGATCTTTATAACATTTACGCGAAAAAAGTCATTAATGCTACCGGGCCTTGGGTAGATGTCCTTCGTGATAAGGACGATTCATTGACTGGAAAAAAGCTGCGGCTTACAAAAGGAGTCCATTTAGTAATTGATGAAAAGCGATTACCGTTAAAACAGGCTCTCTACTTTGATGCGCCAGATGGTCGTATGATATTTGCGATTCCAAGAGAAGGGAAAACGTATGTAGGAACGACAGACACCTTTTATGATATCGATCCCATTCAACCTAAGATGACCGCCAAAGATCGAGATTACATTATAAAATCAATAAATGATTTGTTTCCTCAAGTGGAAATTAAGACGGAAGATATCGAATCCAGCTGGGCAGGGGTAAGACCTCTTATTTATGAGGAGGGCAAGGATCCTTCTGAAATTTCCCGTAAAGATGAAATTTGGGTATCCAAATCCGGGCTCGTTACAATTGCAGGAGGGAAGCTAACTGGGTATAGAAAAATGGCGAAAATGGTAGTCGACCTGATTGCAAAACAGTTTCAAAGTGAGGAAGGGCGCCATATAAAAGCATGTCAAACAAAAACTTTACCCATCTCTGGGGGAGATGTAGGTGGTTCGAGTAAGTTTGCTTCATTCAAAGAGGAAAAGATCACAATGGCTGAATCAAGAGGATTGTCAAAAGAATCCTATAAAAAATTGGCGCAGCGGTACGGTTCCAATATAAATCGAATCTTTGAGATTGCAAAAACATATGATTCCAGTAACCAATATGGATTGCCATTAGAGATTTATGTTCAAATTGTTTATGCCTTAGAAGGTGAAATGACAGCAAAGCCAGTGGACTTTTTTATCCGCAGGACTGGAGCATTATTCTTCAATATTCAATGGGTACATGAATGGAAAAGAGCCATTATCGATTTGATGGCAGATACTCTTCAATGGACAATGGAAGAGAAAAACCAATACGAAGAAGAATTAGAAGCTGAATTGGAGGATGCAGTTCATCCAAATGGAACGATCTAG
- the dhaK gene encoding dihydroxyacetone kinase subunit DhaK, which produces MKKLINNPEQVVQEMLSGFVLAHPQYVRQLPNTSVIVRADAPVQGKVGLVSGGGSGHEPSHGGFVGKGMLDAAVAGEVFTSPTPDQVFEAIKAVDSGKGVLLIIKNYTGDCMNFEMAAELAEMEGIKVAKVIVNDDVAVEDSTYTTGRRGIAGTVFVHKIAGAMAEKGASLEEVEAVANKVIQNVRSMGMALTLCTIPSAGKPGFSIGENEMEIGMGIHGEPGIERTEILPANEVAEILLSKVLEDIKLEENSRVAVMINGLGSTPLMELYIVNHKVAQMLKDQHIEVYETFVGEFMTSIEMAGCSISVLKLDDELIELLDAEALTPAFRK; this is translated from the coding sequence ATGAAAAAGTTAATTAATAATCCTGAACAAGTCGTTCAAGAAATGTTATCTGGGTTTGTTTTAGCTCATCCTCAATATGTTAGACAACTGCCAAATACATCTGTCATCGTTCGAGCGGACGCACCGGTTCAAGGAAAAGTTGGACTAGTAAGCGGTGGTGGAAGTGGGCATGAACCTTCTCATGGAGGGTTTGTTGGAAAAGGTATGTTGGATGCAGCGGTTGCCGGTGAAGTTTTCACATCACCAACTCCAGATCAAGTATTTGAAGCGATTAAGGCTGTTGATAGTGGAAAAGGTGTTTTACTCATCATTAAGAATTATACAGGCGATTGTATGAATTTTGAAATGGCCGCAGAACTAGCTGAAATGGAAGGGATTAAGGTTGCAAAAGTCATTGTGAATGATGATGTAGCTGTGGAGGATTCGACCTATACAACCGGAAGGCGCGGTATTGCAGGGACTGTATTTGTTCATAAAATTGCTGGCGCAATGGCAGAAAAAGGGGCATCCCTTGAAGAAGTAGAGGCAGTAGCAAATAAAGTGATCCAAAACGTTCGTTCAATGGGTATGGCACTTACACTTTGTACGATCCCATCTGCCGGGAAACCAGGATTTTCAATCGGAGAAAATGAAATGGAAATTGGCATGGGCATCCACGGAGAGCCTGGAATCGAACGAACAGAAATTCTTCCTGCCAACGAGGTAGCCGAAATTTTACTTTCCAAGGTGTTAGAAGACATCAAACTTGAGGAAAACAGTAGAGTAGCTGTAATGATTAATGGGCTTGGTTCAACTCCATTAATGGAATTGTATATTGTGAATCATAAAGTGGCTCAAATGTTAAAAGATCAACATATAGAAGTCTATGAAACATTTGTTGGTGAGTTTATGACCTCGATCGAGATGGCTGGTTGTTCAATTTCTGTATTGAAATTGGATGATGAACTTATCGAACTTTTGGATGCTGAAGCTCTTACACCTGCTTTCCGAAAATAG
- the dhaL gene encoding dihydroxyacetone kinase subunit DhaL has translation MKVGITEIKLWLQNLNNKLQQEKEYLTDLDQAIGDGDHGLNMARGFKEVSIKIENTNYETLGELFKDTGMTLLTKVGGASGPLYGTTFLKAAASIGNKSSITLPDLSVALEAALDGVKARGKANVLDKTMIDVWEPVVSYIKHNLENVNWDEVIRLSNEKMEATKELEAKKGRAAYLGKRSIGHIDPGAASSNFLFVELANVLKGVSTE, from the coding sequence ATGAAAGTAGGCATAACAGAAATAAAATTATGGCTGCAAAATTTAAATAATAAGCTACAACAGGAAAAGGAGTATTTAACGGACTTGGATCAAGCAATTGGGGATGGTGATCATGGCCTCAATATGGCTAGAGGATTTAAAGAGGTTTCCATTAAAATTGAAAATACCAATTATGAGACGCTTGGCGAATTGTTTAAAGATACAGGGATGACTCTTCTAACAAAGGTAGGTGGTGCATCAGGTCCTCTATACGGAACGACATTTCTAAAAGCGGCTGCTTCTATAGGAAATAAATCGTCTATTACTTTACCCGATTTATCTGTTGCATTAGAAGCGGCTTTGGATGGGGTGAAGGCAAGAGGTAAAGCGAATGTTTTGGACAAAACCATGATCGATGTATGGGAGCCAGTCGTTTCCTATATAAAACATAATCTTGAAAACGTTAACTGGGATGAAGTCATTCGTTTATCAAATGAAAAAATGGAAGCGACGAAGGAATTGGAAGCGAAAAAAGGCCGTGCCGCTTATTTAGGAAAACGCTCTATTGGCCATATTGACCCAGGTGCAGCATCGTCAAACTTTCTTTTTGTAGAACTAGCAAATGTTCTTAAAGGAGTTAGCACCGAATGA
- the dhaM gene encoding dihydroxyacetone kinase phosphoryl donor subunit DhaM — protein sequence MSYVGIVLLSHSHDLVKGLEVLLKQIQPDVPLAVAGGTETGEIGTDVFRISKAIESVMNPNGVVILFDLGSALINAEMAIEMLEDNKNIRVADAPLVEGAYAAIIQSGCGSPIEEVLAAAESAKGLHKL from the coding sequence ATGAGTTATGTAGGGATTGTATTACTTTCGCATAGTCACGATCTAGTTAAAGGTTTAGAAGTATTGCTCAAACAAATCCAGCCTGATGTTCCACTTGCTGTTGCAGGTGGAACCGAGACTGGGGAGATTGGCACAGATGTATTCCGAATAAGTAAGGCCATTGAATCCGTTATGAATCCAAATGGGGTTGTGATTTTATTCGATTTAGGAAGCGCTCTTATCAATGCAGAAATGGCAATCGAGATGTTAGAAGATAACAAGAATATTAGAGTGGCGGATGCTCCTCTTGTGGAAGGAGCGTATGCTGCGATCATTCAGTCAGGATGTGGAAGTCCGATAGAAGAGGTACTTGCAGCAGCAGAGAGCGCAAAAGGACTCCATAAATTATAA
- a CDS encoding HPr family phosphocarrier protein, producing the protein MTVTIKGGLHARPAANLVKKLGAFSSVVQFYSGEKEYNPKSIISLMSGTIKEGQTIRVVVNGADEEETMAWLTDFLAGKNL; encoded by the coding sequence ATGACAGTCACCATAAAAGGTGGATTACATGCAAGACCAGCTGCCAATCTTGTGAAGAAATTAGGTGCGTTTTCTAGTGTAGTACAATTCTATTCAGGGGAAAAAGAGTACAATCCCAAAAGTATTATTAGCTTGATGTCAGGCACGATTAAAGAAGGCCAAACGATTAGGGTTGTCGTAAATGGAGCTGATGAAGAAGAGACGATGGCCTGGCTGACTGATTTTTTGGCAGGAAAGAACTTATGA